From Drosophila suzukii chromosome 2R, CBGP_Dsuzu_IsoJpt1.0, whole genome shotgun sequence, a single genomic window includes:
- the Taz gene encoding tafazzin isoform X1 has protein sequence MLMVVCSNLRRPGHVGAASAMRNLNWMISGGYRPPIQALSRQYVQAPEARPVADERFPASQQDRKDIATQTVRSGQPKDLSPPPSTSPLSPPMSDRNADPALDVGPGVEVPYNIDWIFPRLRNPTRFWYVASQFVISAVGIFSKIVLMFLNKPRVYNKERLVKLISKRPQGVPLLTVSNHYSCFDDPGLWGCLPLGVVCNTYKIRWSMAAHDICFTNRRHSLFFMFGKCIPVVRGIGVYQEAINLCIEKAALGHWIHVFPEGKVNMEKEELRLKWGVGRIIYESPKIPIILPMWHEGMDELLPNVEPYVIQRGKKVTLNVGEPLDLNDFILDLKKRQVPEPTARKLITDKIQEAFRDLRAETEKLHRERN, from the exons ATGTTGATGGTTGTGTGTTCCAATTTAAGGCGTCCCGGGCACGTGGGCGCCGCATCCGCCATGCGGAACCTAAACTGGATGATCAGCGGGGGATATAGACCGCCGATCCAGGCACTGTCTCGG CAGTACGTCCAAGCTCCGGAGGCGCGGCCAGTGGCCGACGAGCGGTTTCCGGCCAGTCAGCAGGACCGCAAGGATATCGCCACGCAGACCGTGCGGAGTGGCCAGCCCAAGGACCTGTCACCACCTCCGTCCACGTCGCCCCTCTCGCCGCCCATGTCCGACCGGAACGCCGATCCCGCCCTGGATGTGGGCCCCGGCGTGGAGGTGCCCTACAACATCGACTGGATATTCCCCAGGCTAAGGAACCCCACGAGGTTCTGGTACGTGGCCAGCCAATTCGTCATCTCCGCCGTCGGAATCTTCAGCAAGATTGTGTTGA TGTTTCTCAACAAACCCCGCGTCTACAACAAGGAACGACTAGTCAAACTGATTTCCAAGCGACCCCAGGGCGTTCCCCTGCTGACCGTGTCCAACCACTACTCCTGCTTCGACGATCCCGGCTTGTGGGGCTGTCTTCCCTTGGGAGTCGTGTGCAACACCTACAAAATCCGGTGGTCGATGGCCGCCCATGATATCTGCTTCACCAACAGGCGGCACTCGCTCTTCTTCATGTTCG GCAAGTGCATACCTGTTGTGCGTGGCATCGGTGTCTACCAGGAGGCGATAAACCTGTGCATCGAGAAGGCCGCTCTGGGCCACTGGATCCACGTGTTTCCCGAGGGCAAGGTGAACATGGAGAAGGAGGAGCTGCGGCTCAAGTGGGGCGTGGGCAGAATCATCTACGAGTCACCCAAGATTCCCATCATTCTGCCCATGTGGCACGAGGGCATGGATGAACTGCTGCCGAATGTGGAGCCCTATGTGATACAGCGGGGCAAGAAGGTCACACTGAATGTGGGTGAGCCACTGGACCTCAACGATTTTATTCTGGATCTTAAAAAGCGCCAAGTGCCGGAGCCCACGGCGCGGAAGCTCATCACAGACAAAA
- the Taz gene encoding tafazzin isoform X3, with protein MSDRNADPALDVGPGVEVPYNIDWIFPRLRNPTRFWYVASQFVISAVGIFSKIVLMFLNKPRVYNKERLVKLISKRPQGVPLLTVSNHYSCFDDPGLWGCLPLGVVCNTYKIRWSMAAHDICFTNRRHSLFFMFGKCIPVVRGIGVYQEAINLCIEKAALGHWIHVFPEGKVNMEKEELRLKWGVGRIIYESPKIPIILPMWHEGMDELLPNVEPYVIQRGKKVTLNVGEPLDLNDFILDLKKRQVPEPTARKLITDKIQEAFRDLRAETEKLHRERN; from the exons ATGTCCGACCGGAACGCCGATCCCGCCCTGGATGTGGGCCCCGGCGTGGAGGTGCCCTACAACATCGACTGGATATTCCCCAGGCTAAGGAACCCCACGAGGTTCTGGTACGTGGCCAGCCAATTCGTCATCTCCGCCGTCGGAATCTTCAGCAAGATTGTGTTGA TGTTTCTCAACAAACCCCGCGTCTACAACAAGGAACGACTAGTCAAACTGATTTCCAAGCGACCCCAGGGCGTTCCCCTGCTGACCGTGTCCAACCACTACTCCTGCTTCGACGATCCCGGCTTGTGGGGCTGTCTTCCCTTGGGAGTCGTGTGCAACACCTACAAAATCCGGTGGTCGATGGCCGCCCATGATATCTGCTTCACCAACAGGCGGCACTCGCTCTTCTTCATGTTCG GCAAGTGCATACCTGTTGTGCGTGGCATCGGTGTCTACCAGGAGGCGATAAACCTGTGCATCGAGAAGGCCGCTCTGGGCCACTGGATCCACGTGTTTCCCGAGGGCAAGGTGAACATGGAGAAGGAGGAGCTGCGGCTCAAGTGGGGCGTGGGCAGAATCATCTACGAGTCACCCAAGATTCCCATCATTCTGCCCATGTGGCACGAGGGCATGGATGAACTGCTGCCGAATGTGGAGCCCTATGTGATACAGCGGGGCAAGAAGGTCACACTGAATGTGGGTGAGCCACTGGACCTCAACGATTTTATTCTGGATCTTAAAAAGCGCCAAGTGCCGGAGCCCACGGCGCGGAAGCTCATCACAGACAAAA
- the Taz gene encoding tafazzin isoform X2, producing the protein MLMVVCSNLRRPGHVGAASAMRNLNWMISGGYRPPIQALSRYVQAPEARPVADERFPASQQDRKDIATQTVRSGQPKDLSPPPSTSPLSPPMSDRNADPALDVGPGVEVPYNIDWIFPRLRNPTRFWYVASQFVISAVGIFSKIVLMFLNKPRVYNKERLVKLISKRPQGVPLLTVSNHYSCFDDPGLWGCLPLGVVCNTYKIRWSMAAHDICFTNRRHSLFFMFGKCIPVVRGIGVYQEAINLCIEKAALGHWIHVFPEGKVNMEKEELRLKWGVGRIIYESPKIPIILPMWHEGMDELLPNVEPYVIQRGKKVTLNVGEPLDLNDFILDLKKRQVPEPTARKLITDKIQEAFRDLRAETEKLHRERN; encoded by the exons ATGTTGATGGTTGTGTGTTCCAATTTAAGGCGTCCCGGGCACGTGGGCGCCGCATCCGCCATGCGGAACCTAAACTGGATGATCAGCGGGGGATATAGACCGCCGATCCAGGCACTGTCTCGG TACGTCCAAGCTCCGGAGGCGCGGCCAGTGGCCGACGAGCGGTTTCCGGCCAGTCAGCAGGACCGCAAGGATATCGCCACGCAGACCGTGCGGAGTGGCCAGCCCAAGGACCTGTCACCACCTCCGTCCACGTCGCCCCTCTCGCCGCCCATGTCCGACCGGAACGCCGATCCCGCCCTGGATGTGGGCCCCGGCGTGGAGGTGCCCTACAACATCGACTGGATATTCCCCAGGCTAAGGAACCCCACGAGGTTCTGGTACGTGGCCAGCCAATTCGTCATCTCCGCCGTCGGAATCTTCAGCAAGATTGTGTTGA TGTTTCTCAACAAACCCCGCGTCTACAACAAGGAACGACTAGTCAAACTGATTTCCAAGCGACCCCAGGGCGTTCCCCTGCTGACCGTGTCCAACCACTACTCCTGCTTCGACGATCCCGGCTTGTGGGGCTGTCTTCCCTTGGGAGTCGTGTGCAACACCTACAAAATCCGGTGGTCGATGGCCGCCCATGATATCTGCTTCACCAACAGGCGGCACTCGCTCTTCTTCATGTTCG GCAAGTGCATACCTGTTGTGCGTGGCATCGGTGTCTACCAGGAGGCGATAAACCTGTGCATCGAGAAGGCCGCTCTGGGCCACTGGATCCACGTGTTTCCCGAGGGCAAGGTGAACATGGAGAAGGAGGAGCTGCGGCTCAAGTGGGGCGTGGGCAGAATCATCTACGAGTCACCCAAGATTCCCATCATTCTGCCCATGTGGCACGAGGGCATGGATGAACTGCTGCCGAATGTGGAGCCCTATGTGATACAGCGGGGCAAGAAGGTCACACTGAATGTGGGTGAGCCACTGGACCTCAACGATTTTATTCTGGATCTTAAAAAGCGCCAAGTGCCGGAGCCCACGGCGCGGAAGCTCATCACAGACAAAA